A region of the Perca flavescens isolate YP-PL-M2 chromosome 15, PFLA_1.0, whole genome shotgun sequence genome:
actggCATGGTGAGAACACATATACTGAACCCCACAAATGgtaaaaatgcacacacacatgttgaaGCACCTACATCACATATGCATGTTTTGCTCTTGTCTTTCTTCTTGTCTCCCCCACCAGGTGGTTTCCTGTCTGCTGCTCTTTCTCGAGGAGGAGGATGTGCTATGGATGATGTGCGCACTGATCGAAGACCTCCTTCCTCCATCCTACTTCTCCTCCACTCTGTTGGGCGTCCAAACGGACCAGAGGGTTCTTCGCCAGCTCATTGTTCAGTACCTCCCAGCCCTCGACCGTCTTCTGCAGGAGCATGACATAGGTAAGGATGCGTATGGGTGGATAAGTGTGGTGCATTGAGTCAGAGGGGCTACATGGGCATTCAATGAACACTAGATTACCCACCACCTTTCAGCCTTCTGCTGTGTGTTAATATTAGTAAGATTGAAATTGACAAATGTTCTCAGTGAAATACATCCTCTGGTGTTTGGAATCAGTATAAACTGTATACAGCATACAGTAATCCCCTCCTTATACGTCCAGAGATGTCACTGATCACACTGCATTGGTTCCTCTGATACAATTGGTGTTAGCAATTAGTATAAACTGTatacagcatacagtatgtaatcCCCTCCTTCTTATACATCCAGAGATGTCGCTGATCACACTGCATTGGTTCCTGACATCATTTGCCAGTGTGGTGGACATCCGTCTTCTCCTTAGGATCTGGGACCTGCTCTTCTACCAGGGCTCATTGGTTCTCTTCCAGGTCACGCTGGGCATGCTCAAGATCAAGGTATTTGCACTACACCACCTATTTTCACAAGTCCCTGTATACTCCCTGATACAGTTAATTTTGTGCTGAGATGCTTTAGagttattttattgtttcagTGTCTGCAGTCACGTGTTTGATTTTTCTTGGATAGAAGATGATGATTGTCATgttagtagggctgtcctcgactaaaaaaaaatcttagtcgactaacacttatacgattttgtcgactaattgataagttgatttaattgacagagctgtgcgctttgggaggtggttaagactagaaaagcacaatataaatgtagttaattaaccatctgtaaaactgagtttctccacaattaatcctgcaaaagcaccactttaaatcttgtttaccataaatgtgctcagaagtttcttggaaataagtaattaagcatgaataagcataaaaaatgactaatcgactaaagaaatcttagtcaactaatcgactaagaggtggcagccctacatgtTAGAGCAATTAATGCCAACAGACATTATACACCACTATAGCCAGAAACCATCCCAAGCGAACTGTTAACTCGCTACTCCTACTattgacaaaaactgtaaatgttgaGTATTAGTCCTTGTGAAATTGACCCCTCTACCCCAGGAGGAGGAGCTCGTATCATCAGAGAACTCTGCATCCATTTTTAATACTTTGTCGGACTTGCCAAGCCAGCTGAGAGATGGCCCTGCAGTTCTCGGGGAGGCTATGAGACTAGCAGGGACACTATCCCAGGAAACACTGGAAGCCCACCGGCACAAGCACCTGGCCTATATATTAAATGAACAGACACAGCTCAACAGTGGGAACACAACAATCAACACCAATCTCAACAAGGTCAGTAGTTGGGTAACGTGTCCATTCTTTGAGTTTTAATAAACAATTGTTTAAGAAATATAATTTATGCtgcgtttgtatgtgttcaGGTGGTGAGGAGACAGTCCCTGCGCAGGAAGTCCACCCTGAGCTCCCTGCTGTTTGGGGAGGATGAGGCAGAGGCCCTGAAATCCAAGAACATTAAGCAGACAGAGTTGGTGGCAGCCTTGCGAGAGGCCATATCCCGCACTGCAGAGCACTTCCACTGCCTGGACCCACGTCACTCCAGCACGGTTAGTTCACACACTGCAGCACAGGAACAGTGTAGTTTATGTCCTGTTGTGGACTATACATCAACTAAAATAAGAGCATTAAGGGACGCCTCCCTTAAATTGGTGGCGTGTCGGACTAGTCCTAAAACTTCTTCCATCTCGTTTCTCAAGGACCTGACTCCTGACTACTCCATGGAGAGCCACCAGCGAGATCATGAAAACTTTCTTGTGGTTTCTCGAAACCGACGGAGACGGGCAAAGGCTTTGCTGGACTTTGAGCGTCATGATGACGATGAACTGGGCTTCAGGAAGAATGACATCATCACTGTGAGTCATGGCTTGCAgagacgcacacaaacacaacactgcttcttgttgttttttttccaaccgtGTACCCATACTGTACATGCCCATCTTAAACAGCTGTATTTTTCGCTTTCAGATCATCTCACAGAAGGATGAACACTGTTGGGTTGGAGAGCTCAATGGCCTTAGAGGTGTATGCTTTTTCTTATGTATCAACACTCACTGTTGCCATCTGGATAATTGATTTTCTACAGTATAATCTGTTTTGCGGGTCAATTGACATACATTTTCTGTGGCTCTTTGCAACAGGGTGGTTTCCAGCTAAGTTTGTGGAGATCCTAGATGAAAGAAGCAAAGAGGTATGGAACTAGTTTAATTATCATCTTAATAAGGCAAAAGTGTTTCTATGCTGACTTTGATTTTCCCAACGATCCTTTGAATGTTCAATGCATGtgatatttttcagtttttatctGTGCTTTCTCACATTCATCCAGTATGCTGGTTATTAATTGATAGTGTCctaaggagtttttttttttttttttttttttttttttttccttttgtgtcTGTCCCCAGTACTCGTTAGCAGGGGATGACTCTGTGACCGAGGCAGTGACAGACGTGGCTAGGGGCACACTGTGTCCGGCTCTAAAGGCCATCTTTCAGCACGGTCTCAAGAAGTCATCTATACTGGGAGGGCCTTGCCACCCATGGTTATTTATAGAAGAGGTtggagagcttttttttttttttttttttttttttttttaaatggcaccACATTGCATTGTCAAATTCACCATAGGACTTAAACAGATATGTTGTTGATTTttatccagctctgtgtcatggcagtgtggacAGTGTGTTTTAGATGAACAGTGTTTGGCTTCCCTCTGTGGCACCAGTACACGGAGCTCCAAGCGGAGGTTTGCCAAGATCTGCCAGATTATGCAAAAAGCGCCACCCAGGTCGCCTGATGGCAGACCTCCCTGGGGAGCTTGCTGCGCTGGCACCACGGAGGGAAGCCAAACAATGTTCATCTacaaaccagctctgtgtcatctttgtgtgggtaaagtatccctttaattattctttgtcttttttgttttctctcaggCGGCCAGTAGAGAGGTAGAGAGGGACTTCAACTCTGTCTACTCCAGACTGGTGCTGTGTAAAACCTACAGGTACAACCGTCATTGGGtcttcatttgttttgtcaaactttgaacaacacaaaacatgaaCATGTAGCATGGCTGTGGTCAATTTTATATTTACATGTCAGTGTTTTGAGCACTGAATCATCCAAACAAGAAGGTGTCCAGAGGCTTGGAAAGTAACACACCTGGTTTAAAATCAAACAA
Encoded here:
- the sgsm3 gene encoding small G protein signaling modulator 3 — protein: MSGTYTPAPGGPFSALTPSMWPQDILAKYHQKEPSEQPELQYDEFGFKVDTEDHGKPRSWLGAEGSPQREDPQQRLRWQAHLEFTHNHAVGDLTWELIDPVLPRSERLRSLVLGGIPHSMRPQLWMRLAGALQKKRTSEISYKEIIKNSSNDDSSASKQIEKDLLRTMPTNACFCSLTSVGVPRLRRVLRGLAWLYPDIGYCQGTGMVVSCLLLFLEEEDVLWMMCALIEDLLPPSYFSSTLLGVQTDQRVLRQLIVQYLPALDRLLQEHDIEMSLITLHWFLTSFASVVDIRLLLRIWDLLFYQGSLVLFQVTLGMLKIKEEELVSSENSASIFNTLSDLPSQLRDGPAVLGEAMRLAGTLSQETLEAHRHKHLAYILNEQTQLNSGNTTINTNLNKVVRRQSLRRKSTLSSLLFGEDEAEALKSKNIKQTELVAALREAISRTAEHFHCLDPRHSSTDLTPDYSMESHQRDHENFLVVSRNRRRRAKALLDFERHDDDELGFRKNDIITIISQKDEHCWVGELNGLRGWFPAKFVEILDERSKEYSLAGDDSVTEAVTDVARGTLCPALKAIFQHGLKKSSILGGPCHPWLFIEEAASREVERDFNSVYSRLVLCKTYRLDEDGKVLTPEELLYRAVQSVNMSHDTAHAQMDVKFRSLVCVGLNEQVLHLWLEVLCSSMAAVEKWYHPWSFLRSPGWVQIKCELRVLSKFAFSLSQDCELPDKKEEKEQRPLKEGVQDMLVKHHLFSWDIDG